One genomic region from Gopherus flavomarginatus isolate rGopFla2 chromosome 20, rGopFla2.mat.asm, whole genome shotgun sequence encodes:
- the MRPL9 gene encoding 39S ribosomal protein L9, mitochondrial, with protein sequence MLRLGAGWGRGLVLRGLAGEQPGAQSRGLGLSLSRGTVVVERWWKVPLSKEGRPPRLHPRRHRVYRLVEDTKNQPTGELEVILTQSVDNLGSRGDIVSVKKSLARNKLLLEGLAVYASPENKKMFEEEMKLREEGKLERLQTQSGEKAIQFLRSCRLEVGMKNNVKWELNNEIVARHFLKNLNVFVMPHAVKLPDEPITRWGEYWCEVTVNGLDTVRVPMSVVNFMRPKTKRYKYWLAQQAALKG encoded by the exons ATGCTGAGGCTGGGCGCGGGGTGGGGCCGCGGCCTCGTGCTGCGGGGGCTCGCGGGGGAGCAGCCGGGGGCGCAGAGCCGGGGGCTGGGCCTGTCGCTCAGCCGG GGCACAGTGGTGGTGGAGCGCTGGTGGAAGGTCCCGCTGAGCAAAGAAGGGCGCCCGCCTCGCCTACACCCCAGGAGGCACCGCGTCTACAGGCTGGTGGAAGACACCAAGAACCAGCCCACGGGGGAGCTGGAGGTGATCCTCACTCAGTCCGTGGACA ATTTGGGAAGCCGTGGTGATATTGTCTCAGTGAAGAAATCTCTGGCTCGTAACAAGCTCCTCCTCGAGGGACTCGCAGTTTATGCCTCTCCAGAGAACAAAAAAATGTTTGAGGAGGAAATGAAG CTGCGTGAGGAAGGGAAGCTGGAGAGACTTCAAACCCAGAGTGGTGAAAAG GCCATCCAGTTCCTGAGGAGCTGCCGTCTGGAGGTGGGGATGAAGAACAACGTGAAGTGGGAGCTGAACAACGAGATCGTCGCCCGCCACTTCCTGAAAAAC CTTAATGTCTTTGTGATGCCGCATGCAGTGAAGCTGCCTGATGAGCCCATCACGAGATGGGGCGAATACTGGTGTGAAGTGACG GTGAATGGCTTGGACACCGTGAGGGTGCCGATGTCTGTGGTGAACTTCATGAGGCCGAAGACCAAGCGCTACAAATACTGGCTGGCCCAGCAGGCGGCATTGAAGGGGTAA